Proteins from a genomic interval of Candidatus Babela massiliensis:
- a CDS encoding glycosyltransferase — translation MPLFIKNKSVLINIQLIICIFYCICLYSITDTLTSTTNRNKFDVTVVGYMLYPDGLGRLPIGFIDNLHKELNINFIETRKFSITQSFGKINKQILNITSNQDKSPGKVAILFDAVWKSSVIKMPNSIIKIAYSMFESTQIPQEWVDNLNNYFDAVIVPSPFLIKVYKESGVNIPIFLLPCGMYLEEFLSIPLKSKRNFPFVFGCSSTFFPHKNHKLLLQAFLNKFKNNENIILKLHGRGGFESELSKIIKSEKATNVELISKYFTPKEYLEFLRYLDCYVLLSKGEGFSMSPREALALGIPCILSNNTAHEVLCQTPYVNSVMSNKVEPADYRLVFGQYYGYQFNSSITDVEKSLEEIYNNYDYYLQNGKDARQWVQQYDYRNLKNKYLNLIKPNKVILGKENLITDEYIMTDCKKLYQKYCFIKSLND, via the coding sequence ATGCCGTTGTTTATTAAGAATAAAAGTGTTTTAATAAACATACAATTGATAATATGTATATTTTACTGCATATGTTTATATTCAATTACTGATACTTTAACTTCAACAACTAATAGAAATAAATTTGATGTAACTGTAGTTGGTTATATGTTATATCCTGATGGGTTAGGCAGATTACCCATCGGATTCATTGATAATTTACATAAAGAATTAAATATAAATTTTATAGAAACTCGTAAATTTTCTATAACACAAAGCTTTGGTAAAATAAATAAACAAATATTAAATATAACAAGCAATCAGGATAAATCTCCAGGAAAGGTAGCTATATTGTTTGATGCTGTATGGAAAAGTTCTGTAATAAAAATGCCTAATTCTATTATTAAAATAGCTTATTCAATGTTTGAATCAACACAAATACCTCAAGAGTGGGTAGATAACTTAAATAACTATTTTGACGCTGTGATAGTTCCTTCACCATTTTTGATAAAAGTTTACAAAGAATCAGGGGTTAATATACCTATATTTCTATTACCCTGTGGCATGTATTTAGAAGAATTTTTAAGCATACCTCTCAAAAGTAAAAGAAATTTTCCTTTTGTTTTTGGGTGTTCATCAACATTTTTTCCACATAAAAATCATAAATTACTGCTACAAGCTTTTTTAAACAAATTTAAAAACAATGAAAATATAATATTAAAGCTTCATGGCAGAGGAGGATTTGAAAGTGAATTATCAAAAATTATAAAATCCGAAAAAGCAACGAATGTAGAATTAATATCAAAATACTTCACTCCTAAAGAATATCTAGAATTTTTAAGATACCTTGATTGTTATGTTCTACTCTCAAAAGGAGAAGGTTTTTCAATGTCCCCACGAGAAGCTTTAGCACTAGGAATTCCTTGTATATTAAGCAATAATACAGCACATGAAGTATTATGCCAAACTCCTTATGTTAATTCGGTTATGTCAAATAAGGTTGAGCCTGCTGACTATAGATTAGTTTTTGGTCAATATTATGGCTATCAATTTAATAGTTCTATAACAGATGTTGAAAAATCATTAGAAGAAATTTATAACAACTATGATTATTATCTTCAAAATGGTAAAGATGCTCGTCAATGGGTTCAACAATATGATTATCGCAACTTGAAAAATAAGTATTTAAATTTAATTAAACCCAATAAAGTTATTTTGGGAAAAGAAAACTTAATTACCGATGAATACATAATGACTGACTGTAAAAAACTATATCAAAAATACTGTTTCATAAAAAGTTTAAATGATTAA